Below is a genomic region from Chryseobacterium scophthalmum.
TAAACTATTTAAAATTTAAGTAAAATGTTAAGAAATTATAGTAACAGCAGGACGTTGGGAGACAACATAAAACTGGGGACGCTGACTGCCTTTACGGCAGGAACTATAAATATTGCATCTCTATTAATATTTCTCTCATTTACCTCAAACGTAACGGGACATTATGCCGTTTTTGCAGCAGAAATAAGCAAAGGAAACTGGAATCAGGTTGCCGTTGTCGGAGCCTGGATCTTCCTATTCTTCTTCGGCAGTTTTACCGCCAATTTTTTCGTTATCAACTTCAACAGAAAAAGTAAATATTTTGCACACGCAATGCCGATTGTTTTGGAGATTTTGTGTCTTTTGGCAGTAGGAATTTACGGACAGTTTTATTATCAGAAAACACTGGAAGAAGCAGAATATCTGGTCGCTTTAATGCTTTTTGCAACCGGTTTACAGAATGGTTTAACGGCGAGTATTTCCAACTTTTTGGTAAAAACAACCCACCTTACCGGAACAACAACCGACTTGGGGATTCTGATGTCTATGTTTACGCACAAAAAATACAGAAAAAACCCGGAATTGATTGCAAGAGCAAAGCTTTTATCAAGTGTCATGTTGGCTTATGTTACAGGAGCAGTGTTTTCAGGATTGACTTATTATTATCTGGAATTCAGCGTATTTTATGTAATCAGCGTTTGCTTGGTAGTCGTTATCGGATATGATCTTTATAAAATTCATCTGAGACACTTTTATACGAGCTACAGATATTCGAAAATCTATAAAAAACCCAATCTGATGGCTTATTTGTACGACAGAATACATGGAAGCGCCGAAGTGGTAATGAAACAAAAACGACCGGAAAAATCTAAACTGGTCTTAGAAGAAAAAATGATGTGACGATCATTGATTAAAATTTGGACAGCACAAATTGTATATACTTAGTTTGGGGCTCTTAATTGTTATACAATTAGGGGCTTTTTTTAATAGGATTGTGTAAAAGTTAGGGATAACTTAATCTTAAATCATTGTTTTACTGTTTTAAATCTTATTTGCTTTGCCTATTTTTGTAAGTTCATTACCCACTTATGTCAGATATTATTCAGCTTTTACCCGATCATGTAGCCAACCAAATCGCAGCCGGTGAGGTGGTGCAGCGTCCTGCATCTATTGTAAAAGAGCTTTTGGAAAACTCTATCGATGCTGGAGCTACAAAAATAGAGCTGATTATAAGAGATGCCGGGAAAAACCTTATTCAGGTTGTTGATGATGGAAAAGGAATGTCTGAGACCGATGCAAGAATGTCTTTTGAAAGACACGCCACATCAAAAATAAGAGGAACTGAAGATATATTTAAAATAGCAACCAAAGGATTCCGTGGTGAAGCTTTGGCTTCTATTGCTGCCGTTTCTCAGGTAGAATTAAAAACTAAACAAAAAGACACTGCATTAGGAACCAATATTTACATTGAAGGCGGAGTTTTCCAGTTTCAGGAACCAACGCAGACTTCGGAAGGTTCTAATTTTTTAGTTAAAAACCTTTTCTATAACGTTCCGGCAAGAAGAAAGTTTCTAAAAAATAATAATATTGAATTTCGTCATGTCATTGATGAATTTCAGCGTGTTGCTTTAGCTCACGAAGGTTTAGAATTTTC
It encodes:
- a CDS encoding YoaK family protein, which gives rise to MLRNYSNSRTLGDNIKLGTLTAFTAGTINIASLLIFLSFTSNVTGHYAVFAAEISKGNWNQVAVVGAWIFLFFFGSFTANFFVINFNRKSKYFAHAMPIVLEILCLLAVGIYGQFYYQKTLEEAEYLVALMLFATGLQNGLTASISNFLVKTTHLTGTTTDLGILMSMFTHKKYRKNPELIARAKLLSSVMLAYVTGAVFSGLTYYYLEFSVFYVISVCLVVVIGYDLYKIHLRHFYTSYRYSKIYKKPNLMAYLYDRIHGSAEVVMKQKRPEKSKLVLEEKMM